A genome region from Natronobeatus ordinarius includes the following:
- a CDS encoding oligopeptide/dipeptide ABC transporter ATP-binding protein, protein MRELQEEFGLTYLIISHDMSVVRYIADRVAVMYLGHVVELAEKEELFENPKHPYTKALLDAIPVPDPRSRDVRGTLEGDVPSPIDPPSGCRFRTRCPALIQPERYGLSEDEWERVLEFVRAVDRRTFVLEGPDDGEGRSLAAVEADIDSTFFPDGRPGGDAGALVEDVCRRLAEGDWDGARELVREAVETSSICAQERPSATVPTQHGSATHDVACHLYRE, encoded by the coding sequence ATGCGCGAACTCCAGGAAGAGTTCGGGCTGACGTACCTGATCATCTCCCACGATATGAGCGTCGTCAGGTACATCGCCGACCGGGTCGCCGTGATGTACCTCGGACACGTCGTCGAGCTCGCCGAGAAAGAGGAGCTGTTCGAGAACCCGAAACATCCCTACACGAAAGCGCTCCTCGATGCGATCCCGGTTCCCGACCCCCGGTCTCGAGACGTCCGTGGGACGCTCGAGGGCGACGTCCCGAGTCCCATCGATCCGCCTTCGGGCTGCCGGTTCCGGACTCGCTGTCCGGCGCTGATCCAGCCGGAGCGCTACGGGCTTTCCGAAGACGAGTGGGAACGTGTCCTCGAGTTCGTCCGAGCGGTCGACCGCCGAACGTTCGTCCTCGAGGGTCCGGACGACGGAGAGGGGCGCTCGCTCGCCGCGGTCGAAGCCGACATCGATTCGACGTTCTTCCCCGACGGCCGACCTGGCGGGGACGCAGGGGCGCTCGTCGAGGACGTCTGCCGGCGGCTGGCCGAAGGCGACTGGGACGGCGCGCGTGAACTGGTTCGCGAGGCGGTCGAGACCTCGAGCATCTGTGCACAGGAACGGCCGAGCGCGACGGTCCCGACCCAGCACGGCTCGGCCACGCACGACGTCGCCTGTCACCTGTACCGGGAGTGA